From Magnetofaba australis IT-1:
AAACGGCGAGGCGCCGGGAATGGAGTCAGCGGGCCAGTTGGGATCCAGATCCTGCGGCCCGTAGAAGGGCTGCACATCGATCCCTTCGGGGCTGTTCCAGGTCAGGGTTTCGGGGTCGCGGCCCTTGAGGGCCTTACGAGCGGCGTCTTGCCATTGCGCGCGGTTGCTGCGCGGAGAGTCGGACATGGCCAAATCCCGTGTGGTTCGCAACAGAAGTGACGGCGCGGGTGGGGTCCGACTGGGCGTCCCCCCGGCGCCAGTAATGGATTACGCGGAATTATAGGCCAATAAACGTTGCGCGCGCCACCATGTCTGCGATTTTACGGAATTCAATTCCGAATAGGCGTCATTTCCTGTGTGAAGAACGGCTTGGGTGGCGCAGGCGATAGGCGTGTTCATCGCCATAGGGGGCAAAGCCCTCTGTATATTCATGTGCGTCGCGCGGTAGTTTGGCGTGGCGAATGGGGCACCAACGCTGTTCGGTGCGCGCGGCGATTTTGCGCACATAGGCTAGCACGCCGTTGCCATATTCGCAATAGAGGCAGTTGAGCTTCTCCAACCCGCTTAAATAGGGCAGGCGGTAGCGGTCGAGAACCACGTAGTCGCTGCGGCGGACGGGGGTGATCCCATAGATCGGAAAACAGAGGCGCTGATAGAGCGTGGCGGCGATATCCAGCAATGCCAGCGGGATGACCTGGGCGTAGATAATCGGCGCAGTGGCGGCCAGTTTGATCCAATCCCAATCGATCCGTTTGAGAAAGTCGCCGGGCGTTTCTTTTGAGGCCGCGCTCCACTCGACATGAAACCGTCCATGCCCGGGCAGTTCCCATTGTGGCGCGCGCAACTCCAGATGTCGCTGTATCATGCGCAGTCTGCGTCGGGCCTGGCTGCGCCAGCGTTTCCAGGTTTCGTTTACGGCAAACTCAAAGGCGCTCATGGCGTGGCGTCTCCTCTGCTGATTAAGCCAAAGGGCTGGCCCTAGGAGCCGGTTAGGGCCAGCCCATCCGGGCGCCGCTTAAACGGCGCCCGAGCCAAGCACAGCCAAAAGAGGTTAGTGCACTTTCACCTCGATGCTGCGCGGCTTGGCCTCCTCACGCTTGGGCAGTCGCACCTCCAGAACGCCGTTTACGTAACTGGCGTCAATATGCTCCATGTCGGTGACGCCGGGCAGTTGGAAGGTGCGGCTGAAGCGACCGTAGTAACGCTCCACACGGTGGTAGTTCTCTTTGTTTTCCGCATCCTCGAAACGCCGTTCGCCGGAGATGGTCAGGCGGCCATTGTCGACGCGCACATCGATCTGCTCCTGCTTCATGCCTGGCAGATCGGCGCGAATAACAATGGCGTCAGCGTCCTCGCGCACGTCCACCCGCATGGGCCACTGGGCGTGCAGGGCGTTTTCGTCATCCACGGTGCGATCGAACAGGCGGTTGATCTCTTGCTGCAGGGCGCCAAAACCGCGCAGCGGATCATAAGTGGCGAGCATGTTCATGATATCTCCTCCATCTGATGATGTGTTACGCGAGATGCGTGTCTATTTAGGGCGGTTTGCCGCCGTCTTGAGCATCAGATAGGCGCCGGTTTGGCGCTCTGCAAGAGGCAAAACAAAAAAAATCGCAGGGGGAGGCGTTGCGATTTTTGAGGGGAGATACATATAGAAAAGTAGGAGAAAACGCAGAAACCCCAAGCGTGGAGGCAAAGATGACTGTTTGGCGTCGCGCGCTGGATGCGCGCAAGATCGAAGCGGAGTCATGGCGCAATCGGATGCGCAGCGCTGGATTGATCCTGGCGCTGGCGGCGCCGGTGTGGGGACTGGGCTGGTTGTTGGGCGGGGAGTCGGGGGCGTGGTTGGCGCTGCTGACGACGGTGTGGGGCGCGGCGCTGCTGCCAGCGATCCCGGGACCGGTGGTGATGAGCGTGCAAAGAGGGCGTCGTTTGAGCCCCGCGCAGGCGCCGGGACTGCACGCCACGGTGCGGCATCTGAGCCAGCGGGCGGGGTTGGACTCCGTTCCACAGATATACTGGCTGCCGCAGACGGCGCCCAACGCCATGCTGGCGGGGCCGCCTCATGCGCAGGCGCTGGGGGTGACGGAAGGGTTGCTGCGTCTGCTCTCTGAGCGGGAACTGAGCGCTGTGCTGGCCCATGAGATCGGCCACGCACAGCGCCATGACGCACAGTGGATGGGGCTGGCGCATCTGTTCGAAGGGGCGACAACGGTGCTGGCTCTGTTGGGGTGGGGCGTGCTGGCGCTGAGTCTGCCGCTGATCGCCATGGGGGTGGTGGAGCCGCGTTGGGGCGTGCTGGCGCTGTTGGCGGTGGCCCCGTGGGGGGCGCGTCTGCTGGTGATGGCGCTGTCTCGATCCAGGGAGTTCGAGGCGGATTTGCGCGCGGCGGCGTTGACTGGGGATGCGCGCGGATTGGCCAGCGCATTGGTTAAACTGGAGGCGTGGCGGGCGCGGGTTGCGCGTTGGTCGCCTGTGGCGTTGACGGACCCTGGCGCGCCGTGGCTGCGCAGTCACCCGGATGCGCAGGAGCGCGTTTCCCGGCTGTTGGCGTTGGAGAGGGCGTCTGAATTCAGTCTGACCAGACCGCTTGAAATGCACTGTGGCGAGGCGTTGAGACGCCATGGACGCTGGTGGTCTCAGCCCCAGAGGCTGCGCCCATGGTGGGCGTGAACTCTATTGGTCAGAGTCCTCTGCTTCCAGCGCGTCATCATCGGGGAGCAGGTCGCCAGAGCCCAATAGCGGCGCCGCGTCAATATCCTCTGCGCCCATCATATCGGCGATGCGCAGCAAGGTGGTCAACATGGCGGTCTGTTCATAGTCGGGGAGTTGATCGAATTTGCGCACGAACGCCTGTTGCAGCAGCGGCGGCGCATTCTCCAGCAGAGTGCGCGCTTGCGGCGTGGCGGATAACCAAAAGCGCCGCCGATCAGTCTGACTGCGACGCCGCTCCACCAAACCTTTGCTCTCCAGGCGAGCCACGATGCCGCTGATGGTGCCTTTACTCAAATGGACTCGCTTGCCCAACTGCGCGCCGGTGATTTTTTCACAATTGAGAATTTCGCTCAAAATCACCGCTTGCGGCCCGGTGAGGCCATGGTTCGCCACCAGATAGCGGGAGTGCATATCAATGGCGCGGATAATTTTCCGTAGCGTCATCAACACATGGTTGCGCACCTGGTTACGCAGATCTGATTGGCTATCGCTATTGCTCATCAGAGAGTTCCTGAAAATTATACGCTAAGAACCAGGTGCAGATTATCAGGCAAAACTCGGGAATTTCAAAAGGAAAACACGGTTTCTGTCGAAACCATTTGACAGCTTCGGGCAGGACGCATAGGTTGAACGACAACCTGTTGTTTCCACTCTCGCTGTGGCGCGTGGTTTACCTGTTTTCAGCACTGGGGCGTTCGTCCAGGCAGCCTTGTTGTCGCCGCATTGGCGTGTGACGCCTCTTGGAGCGTTTGAATGGTTCTTTGCACCTTTCGTTTGGGCGATCTTTATCTGGGAGTGGATATCCGTCTGATCCAGGAGATCAAACGCGCCGTCAACTGGACCCCTGTGCCCGGCGCGGCGCCGCATGTGCGCGGACTGCTTAACAATCGCGGCCGTGTGACCACCCTCATCGACTTGAAGCGCCGATTGAATTGGATCCCCGAAGCAAGCACTTCCATTAAAGGGAATAAAAAAGAGTACGAGGTGATTCTCAAGACCCGCCACCAAGTGAGTCAAATTGATGAATCACTGGCGCGGGAAAAAGTGTTTTGGGATGATTCAGCGGCGCTGATGGTGGATCAGCTTGGCGAGGTGGTGGAAGTGATCGGCCAACAGATGCAGAGTCCGCCCGCGAATCTTGGAGAGATCTCTTCGGATTTGGTTGAGGCGGTGGTGGAGCAGGAGAAGGCGCTGTTGATCATTCTCAATGTGGCGCGCATTATCGGCGCCAAGGACGAGGAGTCGTAACATCGTCTACGCCGTAGGATGCGGCGGGCATTTGATCCTTATGTTAAGGGTCGCCAATAGCACAGGAGTCTCGAGGCGGGCGAGCATTATGCGCAAATTGATCCAGCTTTTCTTTTTTCTGAGCATCCCCTATCTGGCCATGGGCGGCGTTGCACAGGCCAAAACCAGCAGCAAAATCTACTATGAAAGCGGCGCCTACAGCGTGCGTCAGGTGAAAGTTGACGGCCGTTGGATGTGCAAATTGGAGATCTCCCTGCGCCAAAAAGGCACGGAGACAGCCTATTTGGGCATCTACGCGTCACGCGCCTATTATGGTGAGATCGTCACCGATAAAAACCGCGTCGGTTTTGCCAAAAAAGCGCTCTCCATCCGCTTTGATAAAGAGCGCTCTCGCTCGGTTAAAATTATCTCAGACGCGCCCGGCTCTGATGGCGCTTGGTTGTGGCGCTATGTGGATCTGCCAGCGGACATTCTCACCAAAATCAGTAAATCCCGCACCATGCGCGTATCTCTGCACAATGGCAAGCGCACCATCAACTACGCGTTAAGTCTGAAAGGCAGCGCCAAAGCTGTGCGGAATCTTCGACGGTGTGCGCGGTAATTCAGGGCTCAAAAAGAAACGGGCGTCATGGGAAACCCTGACGCCCGTTATGGGTCAAGCAAAAGCGAAAACCTCAAATATTAGTAAGAGGTTTTGGGCTCCTGTTGGCCGTCCATGTTAGCGTCCTCAAGCGGGGGCTCAGTTTGCAGCGTGTCGGAACTGCCGCGCAGCTCCTCCACACAGTTGCGCAGGTAGTTGGCCATCTCATTCACAGAGACGCCATCTTCTTTGGCAAACTGCTGGCAGGTGCGCTTGAGGTCGGCTTCGAACTCGGGGTCGCCATTTTGGGTGGCGGCGGCGGCGTTACCGGCCATCGCCAGAGTGAACGCGGCGGCGGCGATCAGATTCAGGGCAAAACGCATGGGTGTTCTCCGTTTCATGGTGCAGTGCTTAGGTGATGCGGGAAGAGCCGTTGCCGGAAACACGAGCACGCGCTGAGCCGCGCCTTCTCCAATACGCGCCATTCGAGCGCGACGCAAATGCAAAATTCTGTTCGACACCACGAAAAATAATCATCAAAAAAAATGGATTGGCACGATTCGCAGGAGAGATTACGCTACGCAAGAACACCATCACTTGTCAGTCTGGTTCGAGTCTCTCTTGGCTGTTTCCAGTCTTTTGTTTAATCACGTTTTTTTGAGGGTGTTCCCTTTTGGACGTGGATCTCCTGCGCACCTTTTTGGAAGTTAATCGCACGCGCCACTTTGGGCGCGCCTCCCACCATCTGTTCGTGACGCAATCGGCGGTGAGCGCGCGGATCAAGCTGCTCGAAGAGCAGTTGGGCGCTGCGCTGTTTACGCGTCGGCGCAACGATATTCAGCTCACCGCGGCGGGGCAGCGCTTTGTCAAAACCGCCCAAATGCTGATTAGTATGTGGGAGGAGGCGCGACGCAGCATCCAGCTGGAGCAGGGGGAGACGCCTGCGCTCACTCTTGGCGCGCCACCCAGTTTGTGGGATATTCTGTTGCGGGACTGGGTGTTAACACTGTTCGGGCAAGCTGAGACAGGCGCCGTTCGGTTGGGCTGCCATGCGCAGAGCGCAGAGCGTGTCGAGCAGGGGGTTCTGGATAAAACATTGGATCTGGGAATCGCTTACGCGCCACCTCAGGATGGCGCGCTCATAACACGCCAAGTGGCTGTTATAGAACTGGAAATGGTGGCGTCTCTGCCTGGATTGAGCGCGCAACAGGCCATTGCGGAGAACTATGTGCAGCTCGATTGGGGCGCGGCTTTTATCGCAGCGCATGCGCGTTGGTTCCCGGAGTTGCCGCCACCGACTTTGCAAGTCAACTGGAGCGGTCTGGCGCTGGAGTTTCTGCTGCAGCGGGGGGGGGCCGCTTATCTGCCACAAAGACAGGTGCGCGAGGCGGTGGAGCACGGCGTGTTGCATCGCGTTGCGGACGCGCCGAACTTTACTCGCCCCGTGCACGTTCAGTACCGTCGCGATCACGATTTTCGCGACCGAATCGAAGAGATGATTGACTCTTTAATCCATGCTCCTTCGCAACCAGCGAAGTTGGCGCATGACACTATTCCGCCATCACAGTGAGTTGTTCCATGTCGATTAGAAAGACTGTTCTGTCTGTGCTGAGCATGGTTATTGTGGGCGCGCTCTCCACTGCATTTGCCGAGCCGCCGCCGCCAATTCCGTCCAAGACGTCATCACTCAGTCAGGAGCAGAAGACGGCCTCCAAGCTGAATGATATCCAGGAGGATCTCAAACAGCGCAAGCTGGAGCGCGATAAGCTTGCGGCGGAGATCAAACGCGCCAGCCCCGGGCCAGAGAAAGCTGAATTGGAGGCGCGTTTAGAACAGGTCAACGCGACTTTGGCGGAGCAGAAACACGCCTTTTCCATGATCATTACCGGTGGTCTTGAACTGGAGTTGATCGAAGCAGGGAAGCAAAAGGAAAAGTATGATTGGGAACGCGATCTATTGGAGATTGTGCAGCCCATCATGAGCGAGCTGCGCGCTTTGACGGAGAGCAAACGGCAGCAGCAGAACTTGAAGAACCGGATCGACTTCCACACCGAGCAGTTGCGCATCGGCAAAGAGGCGATGCGCAATATTGAAGCCATTGACCAGAAGTCTCTGGATCGTGTGACGCTCAAACAGTACGAACAGGTTGCCGAACAGTGGCGCGATAAAATTCGCGAACATCAGCATCTGTTGGAGGTGGCGGAACTCCAGTTGGAGGAGTTGACCCGCTCCAAGGAGACCTTGGAACAGTCGTGGAAGGAGCAGTGGGAGGAGTTTATCCAGGGGCGCGGCGCGACGCTGATCCTCTCCTTGCTGGCGGCTTTCGGGGTCTATTTGGCGTTGATGCTGCCTATGCGCATCTATGGCTTCGCCACGCGAAACCGCCAACGGCGTCGTCCATTGTGGGTGCGGATTCTCTCCCTCAGTTACCGTTTTCTGGCATTGCTGGGCGCATTTATCGCGCTGTTCGCCACCGTGCACCACAGCGGCGACCGTATGTTGGAAGGGCTTTTTCTGCTGTTGGCGGTGGCCATTATCTGGTCGCTCAAGAGCACCATTCCGCGCTACATGGATGAGCTCAAGCTGCTGCTGAACGTCAGCTCCGTGCGCGAGGGCGAACGGGTGATTTTTCAGGATGTGCCCTGGCGCGTGGACTCCCTGGACATGTTTGCGCGTTTGAGCAATCCAGCCATGTCGCAGCCGCGCATCCGCGTGCCGCTCAAGGAGATGGCGCAGCTGCACTCCCGTCGTCCCGCGGAAGATGAGAACTGGTTCCCCTGCAATGTGGGCGATTTTGTGATTCTGTCCGATGGTCAGTTCGGTTTGGTCAAGTGGATCAGTCCGGAGACAGTGGCTCTGCGCGTGGGCGGCGGCGCCATCCGCAGCTATACCACGTCGGACTTTCTCGGCGCTTCGCCGCAGAACCTTTCCACCGGATTCGCCATCGCCATCAATTTTGGCATCGACTATAAGTATCAGAAGGATTGCTTGGATGATATCCCGCGTCAAATGGCCCAGGTTGTCTACGATCGTCTGAAAAGCATTGAGTCCACAGGACCACACTTATCCAGCGTGACGGTGGATTTTGCCGAAGCGGCGGCCTCTTCTCTTAACTACAAGGTGGTGGCCCTCTACAGCGGCGCGGCGGCGGAGAACTACTATCCAGCCCAACGCGCGGTGAATCAGAGCGCGGTGGCGGCGTGCAATCAGTTCGGTTGGGAGATTCCGTTCACCCAAGTGACGCTGCACCAGGCATCGGCAAGCTGAATGACTGGCTGAAACGTCTCTCCCGGGGAAGGGAGAGACGTTTTGCATCTTAGTGCGAATGGTTCTTATTTGGTTGTTGCATTTTGATCGGCTTACATTTAGAATTTCACCCGTTCGGCCTGCAACGGGCCGTGTTCTCTGCGCTCACATTAGGAGCGGTCACCATGAAGCTGACGGATTTGAAACAGGGCCAAATCGCCAAAATCACCTCGTTGCAAATGGAGGGGGTGAATCGACAACGCCTCCTGACCATGGGCATTCTGGTTGGCAAGGAGATTCATCTGCGCAACCTGGCGCCGTTTGGCGACCCGCGCATCTACACCGTGATGGATTATGATCTGACCCTCCGCAACGCCGATGCCGAGAAGATTCAGGTCGAGCCGATCTGAGCTTACGCGCCTCCCTTCCAGCAGACGCCCAGCACATGGCCTGCGCCAAGGTGCTGGGCTCACGCCCCAAGACGACTCCCTCTCGCCCACAAAGGCGGTCTCAATGAGCGACAAACCCATTACCCTCGCATTGGTGGGCAACCCCAATTGCGGCAAGACCTCTTTGCTGAATCAGATGACCGGGGGCAAAGACCTGGTCGGCAACTACCCGCACGTAACCGTTCAAGTTGTCGAGCGTCAGCTGACCCATAAGGGGCGCGCGCTCTCGGTGGCTGATCTGCCGGGAATCTATGCGCTGACGTCACAATCTCCAGAAGAGTTGTCGGCGCGGGAGTACATCCTGGCGCAGCACGCCGATGTGGTCATCAACGTCATCGATGCGGGCAATCTGCAGCGCTCGCTCTATCTCACCACGCAATTGGTGGAGATGGGGCGGCCTATCGTGTTCGCGCTGAACATGGTGGATGAGGTGGAGAGTCAGGCCGCGGAGATCGATGTGGCGGCGCTCTCCTCCATGCTGGGGGCGCCTGTGGTGCGCACTTCGGGCAAACGCGGCAAAGGCGTGGCTGAGTTATTGGATGCGGCGTTGGATGTGTTGGATCGCGGGGTGGCGCCGCAACGCAGCTTTGTGCACTACGACGCTCATCTGGAAGAGGCGGTGCAGCGGGTGCAGGCGGTTGTGCAGGAGAATCATACTGACGCCGCTGTGCGCGAGCAGGAGGGCAGTCGCTGGATGGCGATCAAGCTGCTGGAGGGGGATGTGGCGATGCTGCGCGCCGAGGGCGACCACCAGCGTTTGGTGGAGTTGGGCGGGAAGAGTGCGCCACCTTGGCCATCGACCATGGGGTGTCTTGCGAAAGCATGTTTGCCGATGCGCGGTTTGGTCATGTGCATGGAGTGGTGTCAGAAGCGGTGAAATCCCGCTCGGCGTTGAAGGATCGCTATCGCATCACCCGCGCCTTGGATACGCTGTTGATCAATCGCGTGCTGGGCATCCCATTGTTCATCTTTTTCCTTTGGGTGATGTTCCAAGCCACGTTTTCTCTCGGCCAGATGCCCATGGATTGGATCGATCAAGGGGTGACGGCGTTGGGCGAAAGCGTGGCGGCGGCGCTGCCTGATGGACTGTTCAAAGATCTGATGGTGGAGGGGATTATCGCGGGCGTGGGCGGCACCATCGTGTTCCTGCCCAACATTGTGATTCTGTTCTTCTTTATGGCGCTGTTTAGCGAAACGGGCTATCTTGCGCGGGCGGCGTTCCTGATGGATCAGCTCATGCATCACTTCGGTCTGCATGGCAAAGCCTTGATTCCGCTGGTGATGGGGTTTGGCTGCAATGTGCCGGCGGTGATGGCCACGCGCACCATTGAGAGCGAACGCGCGCGTTTGATCACCATTCTGATCAACCCGTTTATGCTGTGCGCGGCGCGCCTGCCGGTGTTCATTCTGTTTGCAGGCGCTTTTTTTGCCGAACATGCGGGCGCCATGGTGTTCGCCATGTACATGATCAGCATCGTCGGCGCGATGATGGCGGCGGTGGTGCTGAGTCGGCTCTTCTTCAAGGAGAAGGATGAAGCGTTTGTGATGGAGTTGCCGCCCTATCGGATTCCCACCTTGCGTGCGGTGTTTATCCATATGTGGGATAAAGCGATGGGCTTTCTGCGCAAGGTGGCGGGGATCATTTTGGCGGGATCCATCATTATCTGGTTCCTGCAGACCTTTCCGCAGAACCCGGAGTGGAGTCGCGACTACGCGCAGGAGACGGCGCAGATCCAGATGCAAGCCGCCACGCCTGAGCGTGACGCTGCGCTGATGAAACTGCGTAACGAGCAAAGCCAGGAGCAGCTCTCCAAAAGCTATTTGGGACAGATCGCGCATACGGTGGCGCCGGTGTTCGAACCGTTGACCTTCAACTGGAAGGATACGGTGGCGATTCTCACCGGTTTTGTGGCCAAAGAGGTGGTGGTGGCCAGCTACGCGGTGCTCTACTCCCAGGATGGCGAATCCACGGCGGAGTCGCTCTCTCTGCGGCAAGCGCTGGCGAGCGCCATGACCACCACAACGGCGTTCGCCTTCATGGTTTTTGCGCTGTTCTATTCGCCCTGCTTGGGCTCCATTGCGGTGATTAAGCGGGAGGCGGGCGGCTGGCGCTGGGCGGCGTTCTCGGTGGCGTTTTCGTTGAGCGTGGCCTATACGCTGGCGTTTTTGGTGGTGCAAATCGGCGGGATGTTGACGTGAGCGCACACACGGCATGGTGGGAGTGGCTGTTGGTGGGAGGTATCGTTGGCGGCGCGTTTGTCTATGCGTTGCGAGGCGTCTACGCGATGTTCCGCCCGGCCAGCGGAAAAGGGTGCGGCTCGGCGTGTGGCGGCTGTGGCGATGGCTTAAAGGGAGGCGGTGGTTCATGCGTCACTTCCATCTCCACGGCAAAGCGGGTGATTCCCATCGCGTCCGCAATATCACAGAGCGCAAAAGGGCGTCCCGGAGCGATCGCGCCACAGAAAGCCAGGGGCGCCAAGTAGGAATATCAAGGTACGCTAAAGGATGTGCTCACAAGGCCGGGTCGACTAGTCGATCCGGCCTTGTGCTTTTGGGGTGGCGTTAGAACGAGAAGCCCGTCATGGAGTTGAACCGATTGCCATGAATCGCCGCTTGCGCCGCCTGCGCATTGAGGTAGGCGGGCAGACTGCTGCTCATGTTTTGCGTGATGGTGTCGCGAGTGGTCTGGGGCACGTACATCGCTTGCGACAGCGCCAGTGAGAGCGAGGGGTCCAGTGGTTGCAGCGCGCCGGGCGTGTTCATTGCGGGCAGCATGGTGAAGGGCGCGTCATTGCCGAAGTTTTGCAACATGTACTGAGTCGCCGCCAGTTTTTGTCCCGCCTCGCCTGCGCCTGCTCGGACATATAACGGGTTGTCTTTCACCAGATTCAGGAAGACGGTGTTGAGCACGCTGCCCAAGTCCTCCTGAGCGGTGGGATAAGCGGGCTGCACATTGGGGTTGAGGAATGGATTGATGGGACGGATCAAATTGGGCAACGCGCCGCCGCCGGTTCCCAAGTCAAACCCGCTGGGCGCAGCGCTGAATTGCGAGAAGTAGGCGGCGGGGTTGTTGCTGACGTAAGCGTTGTGAACCTGTTGCGGATTGACCAAGGCGCCGAAGTTGGGATTGGTGTAGCTGAGGTTTGCCAGCCACTGGGCGTTCTCTGGCGTGGTGGTGTAGGGGTTGGCGCCAAGGCCCAGGTTCAGCACGTCTCGATAAGGGCTGCCAAACGCCGTCGTCGGCGCGCTGCCCAGAGTGTTGTAGGGGATGCCCAGCATCATGGCCAGTTTGTTCTGGGATTTTGTTGTGGCGGCGGATTGTGCGTCGCCAATCCCCCCCAAGAGAGGGGAGCCCACCGTGGCGCCCATGCCAGAGAATAGGCCGGAGTTGGTGCGCAGGAGATCGGTCTCGGCAGTGCTGAATACGCCGTTTGTCGCCCCTGAGTTGACGGTGTTGACCAAGTTGGCAAGCGTATCAAAAAGGCCGCCGCCGCCGCCAACGCCATTGGCTCCGCCATCGCCGCTAATGGTGTTGTTCCCACCAATGCCGGTGAGGCTGGAGAGTGGACCGCCCAAGGCGCCGGACAGCATGGGGCGCGCGGTTGGCGCCGGGCCGATCAGAGCCTCCTGAAGCGCCGCCTGAATAGGGGAGGAGACTTGGCTGAAGGCTTGCGCCTGGGACCAGCCTGCAGGAGGAGAAAATGCGCCGGTAAGCGACGAATTGACAAGACTATTGAGCATGATGCGCTCCTTTGAGAAGAAGGGTGCGCCCTGATTTCAGTGACGCACTCCTTCTAAGATCTTTACGGGGACACGTTGGATAGCGAGAGGCGATGAAGAGTTTATTGCTCGTTGTTAAAATCCGAGTAAATCGCCTACGCTGCTGAAGATATTACCAAACCCTCCTGAACTTTCCTGTTGCGCAACAGGGGTTTGGATGCCTGCGTTTTGCACCATGGCTTGGTAGTACTGCGCCAAATTTGGCGCCATGGGGTTGAACACCGAGGATTGATACTGCAGACCAGGACCAAAAGCGGAGGTGTTGATCTGCTGGCCGTTGATCAGGCCGAACAGTTCGGAGTAGAGCTGCTGGCGCAACTTTAAGCGGTTGTCCAGATCAGCTTGCTGAGTCTGGTTCTGGAAGTTGGCGGTTTGCATGGATTGGTTGAACAGGCGATCCAGGTCGGCGCTCTTTTGGGTGAAATACTGGTTTTGCGCCAAGCGGGATTGATCGAAAGCCTGCGCCTGCGCCTGGTTGGCGAATTGACCCGCTCCCAGTCGTTCGCTGAAGATGTTATTGCGGGCGTTTATCGCTTGGTTGAACAGACGGGATTGTTCATTGCCGCCCATGGCGATGGCGTCCTGCCGCGCTGTGGCCAGGGCGTCGTCATAGCGGCGTTGGAAGCGATTCATCTCACTGGCGTAGGCTTGGCTGCCGATGGTGATGCCCTGTTCGTTTAACTGGCTGGCCAGCGTATTGCGCTCTTCTGCAAACCGGCTATCCAGTCGGCTGCGTTGGCGGTCATACAAGGCGTCTTCCACGCGCTGGCGCTCCGCTCCAAAGTCGTTCAGACCAGGTAGATTCGGCGCGTCGCTTAAGTTGAGGGATTTCTGAATTTGTCCCATGTCCAGGCCTGGCAAGCTATCCATCACCGAGGTCACGGGTTGCAGCTTGTCCGCCTTCCAGGTCGTGGGAAGCTGATTGGGGTCCTGGTACCAGGAGGGAGAGCGGAACAGCAGATTCATCGCCTTGTTGTTGGCGGTCATGCCCATCAGTTTCTGCGTGG
This genomic window contains:
- a CDS encoding mechanosensitive ion channel domain-containing protein; translation: MSIRKTVLSVLSMVIVGALSTAFAEPPPPIPSKTSSLSQEQKTASKLNDIQEDLKQRKLERDKLAAEIKRASPGPEKAELEARLEQVNATLAEQKHAFSMIITGGLELELIEAGKQKEKYDWERDLLEIVQPIMSELRALTESKRQQQNLKNRIDFHTEQLRIGKEAMRNIEAIDQKSLDRVTLKQYEQVAEQWRDKIREHQHLLEVAELQLEELTRSKETLEQSWKEQWEEFIQGRGATLILSLLAAFGVYLALMLPMRIYGFATRNRQRRRPLWVRILSLSYRFLALLGAFIALFATVHHSGDRMLEGLFLLLAVAIIWSLKSTIPRYMDELKLLLNVSSVREGERVIFQDVPWRVDSLDMFARLSNPAMSQPRIRVPLKEMAQLHSRRPAEDENWFPCNVGDFVILSDGQFGLVKWISPETVALRVGGGAIRSYTTSDFLGASPQNLSTGFAIAINFGIDYKYQKDCLDDIPRQMAQVVYDRLKSIESTGPHLSSVTVDFAEAAASSLNYKVVALYSGAAAENYYPAQRAVNQSAVAACNQFGWEIPFTQVTLHQASAS
- a CDS encoding FeoB small GTPase domain-containing protein translates to MSDKPITLALVGNPNCGKTSLLNQMTGGKDLVGNYPHVTVQVVERQLTHKGRALSVADLPGIYALTSQSPEELSAREYILAQHADVVINVIDAGNLQRSLYLTTQLVEMGRPIVFALNMVDEVESQAAEIDVAALSSMLGAPVVRTSGKRGKGVAELLDAALDVLDRGVAPQRSFVHYDAHLEEAVQRVQAVVQENHTDAAVREQEGSRWMAIKLLEGDVAMLRAEGDHQRLVELGGKSAPPWPSTMGCLAKACLPMRGLVMCMEWCQKR
- a CDS encoding chemotaxis protein CheW yields the protein MVLCTFRLGDLYLGVDIRLIQEIKRAVNWTPVPGAAPHVRGLLNNRGRVTTLIDLKRRLNWIPEASTSIKGNKKEYEVILKTRHQVSQIDESLAREKVFWDDSAALMVDQLGEVVEVIGQQMQSPPANLGEISSDLVEAVVEQEKALLIILNVARIIGAKDEES
- a CDS encoding Hsp20/alpha crystallin family protein translates to MNMLATYDPLRGFGALQQEINRLFDRTVDDENALHAQWPMRVDVREDADAIVIRADLPGMKQEQIDVRVDNGRLTISGERRFEDAENKENYHRVERYYGRFSRTFQLPGVTDMEHIDASYVNGVLEVRLPKREEAKPRSIEVKVH
- a CDS encoding FeoA family protein translates to MKLTDLKQGQIAKITSLQMEGVNRQRLLTMGILVGKEIHLRNLAPFGDPRIYTVMDYDLTLRNADAEKIQVEPI
- the feoB gene encoding ferrous iron transport protein B, with amino-acid sequence MFADARFGHVHGVVSEAVKSRSALKDRYRITRALDTLLINRVLGIPLFIFFLWVMFQATFSLGQMPMDWIDQGVTALGESVAAALPDGLFKDLMVEGIIAGVGGTIVFLPNIVILFFFMALFSETGYLARAAFLMDQLMHHFGLHGKALIPLVMGFGCNVPAVMATRTIESERARLITILINPFMLCAARLPVFILFAGAFFAEHAGAMVFAMYMISIVGAMMAAVVLSRLFFKEKDEAFVMELPPYRIPTLRAVFIHMWDKAMGFLRKVAGIILAGSIIIWFLQTFPQNPEWSRDYAQETAQIQMQAATPERDAALMKLRNEQSQEQLSKSYLGQIAHTVAPVFEPLTFNWKDTVAILTGFVAKEVVVASYAVLYSQDGESTAESLSLRQALASAMTTTTAFAFMVFALFYSPCLGSIAVIKREAGGWRWAAFSVAFSLSVAYTLAFLVVQIGGMLT
- a CDS encoding M48 family metalloprotease — protein: MTVWRRALDARKIEAESWRNRMRSAGLILALAAPVWGLGWLLGGESGAWLALLTTVWGAALLPAIPGPVVMSVQRGRRLSPAQAPGLHATVRHLSQRAGLDSVPQIYWLPQTAPNAMLAGPPHAQALGVTEGLLRLLSERELSAVLAHEIGHAQRHDAQWMGLAHLFEGATTVLALLGWGVLALSLPLIAMGVVEPRWGVLALLAVAPWGARLLVMALSRSREFEADLRAAALTGDARGLASALVKLEAWRARVARWSPVALTDPGAPWLRSHPDAQERVSRLLALERASEFSLTRPLEMHCGEALRRHGRWWSQPQRLRPWWA
- a CDS encoding MarR family winged helix-turn-helix transcriptional regulator, which gives rise to MSNSDSQSDLRNQVRNHVLMTLRKIIRAIDMHSRYLVANHGLTGPQAVILSEILNCEKITGAQLGKRVHLSKGTISGIVARLESKGLVERRRSQTDRRRFWLSATPQARTLLENAPPLLQQAFVRKFDQLPDYEQTAMLTTLLRIADMMGAEDIDAAPLLGSGDLLPDDDALEAEDSDQ
- a CDS encoding LysR family transcriptional regulator, whose translation is MDLLRTFLEVNRTRHFGRASHHLFVTQSAVSARIKLLEEQLGAALFTRRRNDIQLTAAGQRFVKTAQMLISMWEEARRSIQLEQGETPALTLGAPPSLWDILLRDWVLTLFGQAETGAVRLGCHAQSAERVEQGVLDKTLDLGIAYAPPQDGALITRQVAVIELEMVASLPGLSAQQAIAENYVQLDWGAAFIAAHARWFPELPPPTLQVNWSGLALEFLLQRGGAAYLPQRQVREAVEHGVLHRVADAPNFTRPVHVQYRRDHDFRDRIEEMIDSLIHAPSQPAKLAHDTIPPSQ